The genomic region ATGTGGCAGGACCAAGCAATCTTGTTCCcccatgcctttttaaaaacaaattctctaaaacattaaaaatattaattttgtaATTGACAGAATAATAAATTGCCATCAAATTACCATATAAAAATTACACTTGGCATTTTTAAATGCCGAAATTCAGTTCTAAAGGCCATTGGTGTCCATGAACGCtgtaatatctagtttggccctcaagaCTAACTTTTGCCAGTGAGAATATTGCAAGGGAAGGAAGTGGTAAAGTTTCCTTCTCTTTCTACACCATTCTGTTTCTTGATACAGCAATCATGAAAGCTGTATTTGTAAAAGAGGGGGAaagtgtttaaaataaatatggaagaaacTGTTAGGAGTAGTTGAGCTCTAATCAGTGTCGGATTCACTGTCAAAAGCACTACTAAAAAAAGGCAGGGGAGAACTAGGGTCACTTGGCTGGAGGAAAAACTGTTGAATcctcttttaaagattttttaaaatgtatggcatttctatctcacctttctcccatACAGAGTCAACAGCACTTAATAATGAACCCAAAGCAAACCAATTAGAGATCATgcttaaaaatacattaaattaCATACAAACCCCCGCAAAACTACTTAACCCCAAACCCTTAAAAGCAGTCACGCTTCCTATAATTTCCTATAAACCAACAGAGTTGGCACCTTCCTGTCTGATACAGGAAAGCCCTTCCATAATGTTGTGCCACAAATGAAAAGGAATAAGAACAGTGACTGATTCCCTAACCTGAACAAGgggatccatctagtccagcatcctgtctcacacagcggtcaaccagttgccctggaggaccaatAAACAGGCCacagaggccaagaccttcccctgatgctgcctcctggcactgggtttTAGAGACTAGTATTAAGAAATGGGGGACAAAACCTATTTAATGTAACTGTAGATCACCTGATGAAGATTGgcacattgagagccagtttggtgaagtggttaagaacgcaggcctctaatctggagaaccgggtttgattcctcactcctccgcttgaagccagctaggtgaccttgggctagtcacagttctctggagctctctcagcctcacccatctcacagggtgttttgttgtggggataatagtaacatactttgtaaactgctctgagtgggtgttaagtcatcctgaagggcggtatataaatcaaatgttgttattttgAACTGCAGGAAAAAAGCACTCTCCTTGCCCCATGagtttattgcctctgaatgttTTGATTCCCTTTAGTAACATAACTCAtatccattgatggacctctcctccaggaatctgtctaatcccctcttaaagctatctatgcttgtGGCTCTTGCTACATCCCAGGCAAACATATAGGTCCTGGATAATGGTACATCTTAATGGTACATCTTTTTCCCTTTTACACTATGCACAAATGTATGCAATGGTACCCCAGAACTTATTCTTTTCAAAAAGGAAATTGCTTTGTGAAAAGGTAGAAGAGTTCTTCTACCTATCTTTTCTCCACTTTGCCTCAAAGTTTTTTCCCTCTGTAACTTTGAATTGGCAagtgtgggccacacagtaaatttactgtggtctttggagcagcaaaatagaaattcaataataaataataaaaaatagaggGGGATGAATTACCATCTTCTCATACTTCTTTTCTTCAAAGtgccccccttttaaaaacaaatggtgCTTGCGCTCTGTTACAATTACTTGCATGTCATGGGTAAGCTAGCCCTTAAAACTGTAACAACCGATAGTTAATCTAACATCTCTCTGATGTCAAATGGAATGTGCAAGTTGCTTAAAAGGcagagagcaaaagaaaaatgtaatAGTCCTTATAGTAACAATACTGGAGATTGTTTTCAAATGAACAGCTTCCAATTTTTTTGCTCCTTTCCCCCAGCATTCCAGGAGTGCAATCTAATTCTAGCAGTACCCTGTGCCCACTGAAATCAGCAAATCATTCTTCACAGGATGCTGACAAAAGCCTTATGATCATGTTGTGAGAGCgatccttttttccttccctcacCCCTTCAGCATCAAGGCAGACAAAGAGTTCTGCATTATTGTGGCACACTGTGTTGCATTATTTTGGTTGTTCTTATTAAAAGGTATTACATCAGGTTTTGGTTTGGGATTTTGCTATGAACTATCCTGACTACCCAcgacatttatttacttcatttataccccactttcctccccaatggagagCCAGAGGGGCTTACAATATTTTgcccttctccgttttatcctcacaacaactccgtGCATTAGGTTAGCCTGAGCGTGTGTAACTGGCAGATTGCATAGACTCCTGATAATCCTCCTGTGAGACCATCCAATTATGTGACATGTCTAGCTATGCCTGTGGTAGCAATCACACCCTCTCCATCTCATCTCTTTCCAAACCCACTTCTTTCACAAAGTCTTTCCGGCATCACCACCGACCCATTCTCACTCTACTTTCTGATTAGCCCTGACCCCCTTTACGTTATTTATCCAAGACTGTGATCTCTCTGGCTAAGGACTGTACCATTCCCAGGTATTAACTGCTCAACTCCTGGTGCTCAGCTGTGTGTGTAAAGCACCCTcaaagagttttcaaggcaacagaggtGTTAAGAAGTGGTTTGCCACATTCCACCTCTGTGTAGGAACCCTGGACTACCTTGGTACTGTCTCATCCAGGAACTATCCAGGGATGATCCTGCTTAGCTCTTGAAATCTGACAACATTGGGCAAAAATACCTAACAGACTTTCCTATTTCACAAGCAAACAAGTCAGTCTGGGGGACAAGAAAGCATTGTTAAGTGCCAGCCACCGAGAATGTCTCAATGAAGACAAAGCAGAGGAGCTAAGAGAGGTTCAGAGCCCCACATCTGGGACTGAGCAGTAGTCCTGACCCCTTTAGCCTGGAGGTAACCAGCTTTAACTCCAGCTACCAGCCAATTCTGAAGCATTTTCTCTCTCCAGTCACGAAAGCAGCAGCTCTTCCAAGGCAGCCAAAGGTGCCTGGCAGCGTCCAGTGGCTCTcacactttccccctccttcGGCTCCTGCTGTGGGGATCAGGCTGTCTTTGGCAGCAGGAAGCCTTTGGAAAGTTGCACACATTCCTAGCGAGAGGGATCAGTCTGCTGTTTCAATTCTCTCCCGGAGGAAAGCACGGAATGGCTGCGCAGGGGGGACTTGGGGACCaccaaaaggggaggagggaggttcAGCCCCCTCTCCAGACGGCTATAAAGCCGGGACGGGCATTCTATTAGAGCAGAGACGGGAGACATCTCAGAGGGGTTAACACGGGCAAAAGACGGGAGAACAGCCTCTGGCTATCGTCTCCTCTCATTCACACACACGGCGACTTCAGGAGGCTCCCACTGAGTAAAGGTCGCCCAGCACCCGAAAACGACCGCATAGAGACGCGGGACTTTCCTCGGGGAAGCCCTGAGGGCGCCGCTGCCACCCATGGGGGACCCCCAGAGCCCGGAGAGGGAGTCCGTCATGCTCCTCAGGAGCGCCGTCCAGCCGGCACTGCTGCTTTCCTGCGCCCTGCTGCTGTGCCTGTGGGCACGGAGGCGGCCGAACCCCGCGGGCAAGAGCCCCCCTGGCCCCGTCGGTTGGCCGCTGCTGGGCAACGTGCTGCAGCTGGGCCGGCTGCCGCACCTCACCTTCTGCGAGCTGGCGCGGCGCTACGGGGACGTCTTCCAGCTGCGCCTGGGCCTGCGCGCCGTGGTGGTGCTGAACGGCGAGGCGGCCATCCAGCAGGCGCTGGTGCGGCGGGGTGGGCTGTTCGCCGGCAGACCCGACTTCCCCTCCTTCCGCCTGGTGTCAGGCGGCAAGAGCATGGCCTTCGGGCGCTACACCGAGCGGTGGCGGGCGCAGCGGCGGGTGGCGCACGCCACGCTGCGCGCCTTCTCGACGGCCAACACGCCCAGCAAGCGGCTCTTCGAGCAGCACGTGGCGGCCGAGGCGCAGGAGCTCATCGACGGGCTGGTGGCGCTGAGCGCAGGCGGCGCGTACGGCAACCCGGCGCCGCTGCTCACGGTGGCCAACGCCAACGTGATGTGCGCCCTCTGCTTCGGGCAGCGCTACAGCCACGCCGACGGCGAGTTCCGGGCGCTGCTGGGCAGAAACGACCGCTTCGGGCAGACAGTGGCGGCGGGCAGCCTGGTGGACGTGCTGCCCTGGCTGCAGGCCTTCCCCAACCCGGTGCGCAGCGTCTTCCATGACTTCCAGGCGCTCAACCGCGAGTTGCACGACTTCGTGCGCGCTAAAGTGGCGCGGCACCGGCGCACCTTCCGGCCGGGCGCCTCCCCGCGCCACATCAGCGACGCCATCCTGGAGCGCATGGAGCACGGCCCCGCGGCGCAGCAGGGCCTCGCCGGCGACTACGTGGAGGGCACCCTCACTGACCTTTTCGGCGCCGGCCAGGACACCACCTCCACCGCTCTGGcctgggtgctgctgctgctcctcaaaCACCCGGCGCTCCGGCGGCAGCTGCAGGATGACCTGGACCGCGTGGTGGGGCGCGACCGGCTGCCCACGGCGGAGGACCGCACCGCCTTGCCTCGCCTGGAGGCCTTCCTCTACGAGACTCTGCGCTACAGCAGCTTCGTGCCGCTCACCATCCCACACGCCACCACCGCCGACGTGCTCCTGGACGGCTTCCACATCCCCAAGGACACGGTGGTCTTCGTCAACCAGTGGTCGGTCAACCACGACCGGCTCCGCTGGAAGGACCCGCACATCTTTGACCCGGCGCGCTTTCTGGACGCCAGCCAGGAGACTCTCGACCGCGACCTCGCCTGCCGGGTGCTGATCTTCTCGGTGGGGAAGAGGCGCTGCATCGGGGACCAGCTCGCCAAGCTTCAGCTCTTCCTCTTCACCGCCATCCTCCTGCACCAGTGCGACGTGGAGGCCAACCCTGCCGAGGAGCTCTCCATGGACTGCGAGCACGGGCTGGCCCTCAAGCCTCTGCCCTACACTTTGGCCGTGAGGAGGCGAGGCGCGGGCCAGGAGAGGCTGGCGGGAATAGCCGCCGGTTCCTCCTAGGGAGGACCCCCTGCCTTCCCAGACATCCTGCTGCAGTGCCAGGTGAGCGTGGCATGAGAAAAGGAGCCGCTCTCCCTGGAAAGTGGCAGCAGCCTGGAGGCAGCATTTTTAAACCGGTTTCTGCTACTGTGGCTTTATCAGACGCTTGATTGGCAGGCTTTAGCAGATGATTATGCTTAAGCTCCCACCACCTCATGTTTCTGCATATTTCAAGCTACTGTTCTAGGCACAGAATCAGGCTagggtttgtttggtttttttagtAGCCAGTTTGCGACCAAACACTTCCTTGGTTCCGGTCCTCCTGCACTTACCCAAATGTCTTACTCTCCCCTCTGCCTCATCTGGCATGATATCACTGTTCAATCAAACTTTCCTACAACAGAGGCAATGTAGAATGATTGTGATTGAAATAAGAGACTTCTGTTACTctgtggaggtgtggggaaaGCAAGCCTTTTCCCTTCTGTGGGACTATGGCATTCTGAAATAGCATCCTTGCATCTCTGCTGCCCAAGAATTGACGTTCTCTCTGTGTGGAAGGGTTTATCTGGCCAAGTGGAATTTTGTAATCTGTATGGCACAGGTGGGACAAGGTTGAAAGCATCTCATTAATTCCAGAGGgctaaggcttgatttaaatgtgATGTTGGCAAGGCAAAAGCAATGTTTGTGCAAAGTAGGTACGCAGGCCAGTTTAAAG from Eublepharis macularius isolate TG4126 chromosome 2, MPM_Emac_v1.0, whole genome shotgun sequence harbors:
- the LOC129323390 gene encoding cytochrome P450 1B1-like produces the protein MGDPQSPERESVMLLRSAVQPALLLSCALLLCLWARRRPNPAGKSPPGPVGWPLLGNVLQLGRLPHLTFCELARRYGDVFQLRLGLRAVVVLNGEAAIQQALVRRGGLFAGRPDFPSFRLVSGGKSMAFGRYTERWRAQRRVAHATLRAFSTANTPSKRLFEQHVAAEAQELIDGLVALSAGGAYGNPAPLLTVANANVMCALCFGQRYSHADGEFRALLGRNDRFGQTVAAGSLVDVLPWLQAFPNPVRSVFHDFQALNRELHDFVRAKVARHRRTFRPGASPRHISDAILERMEHGPAAQQGLAGDYVEGTLTDLFGAGQDTTSTALAWVLLLLLKHPALRRQLQDDLDRVVGRDRLPTAEDRTALPRLEAFLYETLRYSSFVPLTIPHATTADVLLDGFHIPKDTVVFVNQWSVNHDRLRWKDPHIFDPARFLDASQETLDRDLACRVLIFSVGKRRCIGDQLAKLQLFLFTAILLHQCDVEANPAEELSMDCEHGLALKPLPYTLAVRRRGAGQERLAGIAAGSS